CATTTTTTATCAGTGGGGGTGCACTTTTAGTAACAGGAACTCAAGATATTTCTTTCTATTGTAAAGCTTGGCCAGAAGATTTCCTAAAATCATTATAGGAAGGCTTAGATAGGAAAGTAGCGGTATTGGAAAATGCATGTTCTCTTAACTTGTTGCAGTCATGAAATAAAGTGATTTTAACCTGCAATCAGCTGTAATtaagctgattttctttcccttttaggGCAGAGTAGCAGCATGCACACAGTCTATTACTGTGGCAGTGATGACGAGGGGCAGCTCATGTAGCCATGGCAGTAGAGTTGCTTGCCAGTGTCTgagtatatttaaaattatatgtgTTGAAATTATTTCCAGTGTGTAATTTACCTGTTTACTAGGGTGGTGGTTTCCAACTGATTCAATACAAATGTTGGAGGAAATGTAGTATTCTAAGCTAGCTGACAcggaaaaaaattaaagctacACACATATTTTGACTGTTTTGAAGAACTTAATTCTGATGTAATAGGTGATGTTGCTTATGGCATCCCAATATCTCCTGAGGTTTGCATAGAGTTCTTCTTTTACACATTGCAAAATCTTCCtactttcctccttttttcctgtcaCACAACTTTTTGCAGCTCATTTTATGTAAGTGGTGCCTAAGTTTGTTATTTCAGCAAGCACCATTTTCAAGtatataaacatttttatgcatgtattattttttttctgtccacaTATATGTTTTCCTTTCAATTTGACTCCCAGCAATTAATTTGATTGCAAATAATTTTGATACCAAACTGCCTTTACTAGCTATCCTGATTTTTATACATTTGTCTACCATAATGACAGGACATGCACTTACTCAAGGCAGTGTGCAGCAGTAAGAACCCAGCATGATTTAATTAGCACTCCACCACAGAAATGTTTATTCCCATCTGCAGTCTGTATCTGCAGAGATGCCATCCAGGGATGTTTTCCAGGTGTAGCCTTGGATCCACCATAAATCTTCTTGAGTGTCCTACGAACTTCTGGTTGTCCACATGTTTGGAATACTTCAGGGGGGTCTGTAGGGGGTTCTGTTGGGGTCTCTTCAGCTGCATTGGAAGAGACAGCAGATGTATAATGCAGAGTTAATATCAGACTGGAAGAGTTAAGCAGCAGGGAGTCCCCTACTGCTCTAGACCACCTATGTGCTACCAAATCACTTGATTCTAATTCTTTACCTGCGCAGAGTGAAATATCACAGTATTCCCAATCcacttcattatttttcctgatGTAGCACCAGGGTTTTTCATCCTCATCAGGATTCCTGAAGGGAACAGTTGAGAGAATCAGCCAGCAGGAATGGGGAAATCTCCATGAAACTAGTGAAGGAGCTGAGGATTCTAAGGGAGAAGCTTCATGTTCCCATATGGGAGATCAACAAAAGATAGTATTTCATAAGATTGACAAAGAAGATGCCTGAGCAAGGCATACAGTACTGCCATATTACTATTGCCATGTCTATTCCCTATATTAGCCATAAGAAAAATGTGGGACTGGTTCAAAACAAAGAGGGCAGCTCTGGAAGCCTCATATCAGCATGATTAGAGAAGGTATCTCTAATATTCTGGTATTTTATGGGCAGGTAGTGTCTAAAAAGATGCAAGATTTTAACACCATTAGTTTCTCAAATTCATGAGCAGTTTGTCCTCAAGGATCTCTTTGATACAGACCTCTACAGATGCGTCTTCAAAATATTACCTGCAGAAGTTGTGTTCCCCAATGCCATGTGTGTCAGCATCCTccataaaggcattaaaaggatGGTCCAAGAGATGGTGGGAATTCCAGTGCAGGCAGGTCCTGCCATTTTCTGCTTGGTTCACTCTACCTCTGTAAGTAGAGGAGTCCTCTTCATAACAATCATTTGGTCCTGTAGAAAGAAAATGACTGAAATGAACTTATGAAAATGACTTTTGTGTTGTTCCTTGCTCAAAGTggttcctcttccttcctttccttgtcCTACATTCATTTTATGGAGGATCAAAAGTACCTACTGGACCAAGTAATTATGTTCCATATTGTGCACAGGCCAGAAATTCGAATAATGTCCCAACATCTGCCCATCTTCTACCTTGACTGACTTTAAATGTCACTCATCAGAAGCAGTCCCCTCAGCCTGGGGAGTCACAGGCAAACAGGCAGGCATCTTTACTACATCAGATTTTGAATGTTTAAGGAAATCCTgacatttcttctctttgtgATGTATAACCTCTGAGGACTTCTGGACCTCACTAACCACGCACCAGTGGGACCTTGCCAAAGCACACTTAGAAAACACCAAGATGGGAACTCTTTCAAGCCCCTTTGCCAGAAGTAGCAGCAGAAGTCAGCCTCTTCCCCTAACCCTCTCTCCAAGGTCCCCGGTGCACCGGTGTAGTCAGGCTCTTGGAGCAGTGACAGGAAGTCACCACAGGATGCTACAGCAATAGCATCAGATGGTCTGGCTGCAGGGGgaagcagcccctgctccctggaGGTTCACTCCTCCCCCTGAGGGGCTGTGACATACCGATCTCGCAGAATCTCCCTCTGAAGGGTTCAGGGCACTTGCAGGTGAATTTTGATCTGTATCTGTTCCGTATGCAGGTGCCTCCATTTTTGCAAGGGTTTGGTCTGCACTGTTTGGATGCTGTCAATGTGGAAAACACAGAACAGCCTTGTCAATGTGCTGAACACTACACAGACACTCACATGCCCAGTGGAAGCTGGGGAGAGCTCCCACTCAGCCTGTTGGCTTTAAGTTCTCATGAAATCTTGTAAAACACATATCTCTGGGGGTTTTACCAATGACTGAACCACCACCCTGCAAAACAAGCATAACTCATCACTGGCCAGTGAtggatgggagcagcagcatttctaGGGCAGGACCACCCTCTGCAGTGAGTGATTTCCCACTGCAGACTGGCCATGGTGCTGTCCCCACCACAATTCGTGCCCAGCCGAGTGCTCACCACGCTGGCAGGAGGGTCTCTTGTAGGGAGGCTTGCAGCTGCACTTAAAATAGGGTGGGGTTAATGTAATCAGGCAGTCACCAAAGTGGCAGTTCTTCTCCAGACACATGTCCTCCACTGTGGAAAACACACATAAAGTACATCATCAGCATTTGTgtgtgcacaggagctgtgcccttGCAGGGATCACAGGAATGTTCCTTCCCTTGATGCTCTAAGGAAGCTTTCATTTGGCAGATGTGGACTCTGGGTCTCACTTCTTGTTCGCAGCATCTATGGCAAAAAACCAATGAGCAGCTCCCCACTGCCCACCTTGCAGGGCATAGAGGAGCACTCTCTGCACTCCTGAAGTTTATTTCACTGGATGCTCTTTGGACAGACTTTGGCCTGGATGAGGTCCTAAGAGCTATGGACATGAGTGCTCCGGGCTGTTCAAGCACTCAGCTCAACAAACAGTGGGTTTATAAAGTTGCAACAATAGCATTACCTGCCAAAATGAGGAGTGTAGGTTAGCAAAAGAGCCATTACCTTTTTCACATGTAGTCCCACCATATGGCTTGGGGCAGTGACAGCTGAAGTCACTTCCCTTGGCTTCACACGTACCACCATTCTTGCAGGGGCTGGAGTAGCATGAGTCTGTAGAGGTAAGGATGGAGATCTTTCAGCATCTCAACCTTCATCACATGCTCTTTCTTCTTGCATTTTGTGGTTGCCAGAGTCTGTCTTCCTGGGCACAGCATCCTCTGTAACAAGTGCTGTGCTTGTGCATCAACTCAGCACCCACAGGAGTTTATTTCAAGCTGCAGTGGCTCATAGCTTTGGGTCTGGACATCCTCTACCCCCCTATTACAGAGCTGTAATGGGGCAAGTTCCTTCCTTTAATCAGAGATAGATTTGTCTCTGTGGCATTGTCTCTGGACTGAGTCTGCCTTCATGGACTGAGTCTGGAGTGATGTGGATTTGGCAATGTCCTGTTCAGAACATAGCATTAAGTCTCCTCTGGAAAAGCCACCACTACCATTGGACTCTACCAAACCTCTGGGTGGCTCTTGCCTAAAGGGAGCTGGCACATGCTAAAGTCACTCATGTGCTGTTCCTTACACAGTGCTTAATATCTCCACTGCAGTTCAGGCTGCCAGGAGCAATTGGTACTGGAGAAAGTCCAaagtcagctctgctgctttgtaCCAGGGGATAACTGGGAGAGTGTTACAGGCAACTTCCCTGGCTTCCCATTTTGAGTCCCTTGAGCAATCTCTAGCATCCTTTCCTGTTCTCCTGAAgtttagcaaaacaaaaaatgaaaatgaaataaaacgTCTGCAACtgataaaagaagaaaaaaaaaaaagaaaaaacctgctCTACATTTGGTTCCTAGCATAAATACAGAACATATATCCCATGAAAACAGCAATTACATCTTACAGTGTCTATAGACAAATAAGCCTGTGCTTTTTTGTAGTAGCAATCAGAAATGTTCTGCATGATCAGAATCCAGCCTGTGAAACCTGGAGATAAAACACAGGATCCTTACAAGGGAAATACAAAGAAGAACATTGCAAACAATTCTCCTAACTCATCCCTTTGATGCAGGCATTTCGAGAGCAGGCTGGCAGCCAGGCCTGCCACACTCATGCTTCAAGCACGGGGTTGAGATTTTACCCCTTCCTTGCCTTCCTGCCCACCCCTGACAGGTACCTCTCCTGTAAGTGAAGTCGCCTACAGATGTCTCCATCCAGCTAAATTCCTCCGAGAGCTCCTGCTGGAGGTTGGTGTCCTGATTTGCTTCTGTATAGTAGTAGTTCTCGTAGTTCTCATAGTCCTCAGTCTCATCTGCAGGGAGGGGTGAGAAGAGAGTGAAAGAACAGAGGATTAAAACTGGAACAGGAATTAAAATTGGAAGGAGACAAGTTGTGAAAGAAGTTATTCCTGAGATACTTTTCCCTTTCAGCTGATTTGGGATGTCAGTGGGTTTAGTAACCATCTTGAGGACCAAAGATGCTGTTCAGCTCTTCCTCGGCATAGACAGAGCtcacctgagcacagctggcCCCAGTGCTGCCCTCGAGGATGCTCCTGAGGGGCACTGGGGCTCTGGCTGCCCAGGTGGCTCCAGTGGTGACAGCCAGGATGCCCCAGAGGGAATGCAGGCCAGGGTCTCCAGGCAAAGGCGTAAGGAGTGTGGTACCACAGCCAGGACTGACAATAAGGCTGGCACCAGCACAAAAAGAGATTTAGGCTCCTATAAGAAGAAGAGATTTTCTTTGTCCAGCTGCTTTGCTGACTATCACCGCTGCTGCAGAGAATGAGGCAGGGCCTTCCCCAGCATGGAGGCCCTGCTGTGTGAGGGGACACAGAGTCCCATCCCAAGAGCAATTGGGGGAACAGTCATCCACCTGCACGAGTTTGTGACTTCTCACCCACAAAGCAGCCTTTGACAGTGAgggcctggcactgcagccatgTGCTGGCTgaggagcccatccctgccTTGGCAGCCGTGGCCTACAGGGGCCGGAGCCCTCATGGACCCTGCAGGGAGCGCGGCTCTGCCAACCACACAGGGGGTGTTTGATTAAAGTGGACTGGCGGCTCCTGCCACAGGTACAGCTCTTGCCAGTGGAAGCCACTCCAGTGTTTCAAAGACAAGCTATGGTAATGAGCAAAGCTAAGCTACGTacagagacattttaaaaagctctcCCCTAGGGCCGGACCGATGGCCCCATGGATAATGCTTTGCCTTGAACTGATTATCGACTGCATTATCTTAGTTTTCTCTCCTCATTCATTCACTTGCAGCCTTTatctttattctttctttgcttctgaaaaaaagaaagaaattccaCGTTTGTACAATGGGtgttttatatttcatattaaaatagaaccgtctttttttcttctcttttttttttcctacatgccAACTCTcgtttctcacaaaaaaaaaaaaaatagaggaaagTTTCACCTCATTTATTGCTATGTCAAGTCAAGACTCCTTTTCCTCAGCTCATTATTTCCACAGGAGCCGAGTCTCGACTATGTGCAAGTGTTGCAGAAGTGTACGCCTTGCTGAGGAACAGAAGGATCTTGCTGAAAGATAAGGACATTGtctacactgaaaaaaattaaaattaatgtgaTGTAgttaaggaagaaaaacaaaaaggaagttTTGCCTGAAATGCAGCCTCCAAGTTCACTTTGTTGGAGAGGAGATTTTGCAAACGACTTGAGGTTGAGGGAACTGTCTGAAGTAGTCTGATTTTGTATCCcctgtttattttcagaatcTTAGAGGGGCattctggctttttttccaCAGATGCTGTCTGAAGGATGGGGTATCcctttttatggaaaaatataCCTGCTTAAAGTTATGAAGGATGAACAGGGGAGCAACGGCTGAGAAAGGCACAGTGCAAACATGCCACCATGCTTTACAGAG
This genomic interval from Ammospiza nelsoni isolate bAmmNel1 chromosome 8, bAmmNel1.pri, whole genome shotgun sequence contains the following:
- the HABP2 gene encoding hyaluronan-binding protein 2; the protein is MANSALTLQVLPLVILLGTTCLGATHSFLWANTMEDETEDYENYENYYYTEANQDTNLQQELSEEFSWMETSVGDFTYRRDSCYSSPCKNGGTCEAKGSDFSCHCPKPYGGTTCEKVEDMCLEKNCHFGDCLITLTPPYFKCSCKPPYKRPSCQRASKQCRPNPCKNGGTCIRNRYRSKFTCKCPEPFRGRFCEIGPNDCYEEDSSTYRGRVNQAENGRTCLHWNSHHLLDHPFNAFMEDADTHGIGEHNFCRNPDEDEKPWCYIRKNNEVDWEYCDISLCAAEETPTEPPTDPPEVFQTCGQPEVRRTLKKIYGGSKATPGKHPWMASLQIQTADGNKHFCGGVLIKSCWVLTAAHCLENLETKIQVALGKQNLKKKEDHEQIFDAVEVILHGKYREETGHALYNDIALLKLQPVDGYCAVETKYVKIACLPDFFLPAGTSCFIAGWGDTETGGPSNQLLDANVRLISQRKCNEPNLHQDKLDDSMFCAGRLRKPGIDSCQGDSGGPLTCVANGSYYVYGLVSWGEGCGLKNKPGVYTQVTKFASWIKAVIQDSSRSRQ